A window of Sagittula sp. P11 genomic DNA:
AAGACGCTGGGCGTGACGATCCTCGTGCTTGCCGTCATCCGCATCGCCTGGGCGGTGACCCAGCCAAAGCCGGTGGCGCTGCACCCCGAACGGCGGGCCGAGACCTTCATGGCCGAACTGGTGCACTGGCTGCTGTACGGCAGCCTCGTCCTCGTGCCGCTGTCCGGCTGGATCGAGCACGCGGCAACCGAAGGGTTCGCGCCGATCTTGTGGCCCTTCGGACAGAGCCTGCCCTTCGTGCCGAAAAGCCCGGAGCTGGCCGAGGTCTTCGCCACCATCCATTACGTGTTGCAATGGGTGATGCTGGGCTCGGTCGGACTGCACGTCGCGGGCGCGGTGAAACACGCGGTGATCGACCGCGACGCCACCCTGCGGCGGATGTGGTTCGGGCGGACGGACGCCGGTGCACATCCCGCCAGGCGTCACGGCATCGCGGCCCCCACCGGCGCGCTGGCCACCTGGGCGCTGGCCTTCGGCGTGGCCGCCGCCTCCGGTCTCTTCAGCCACGACACGAGCGCCGCCCCCGGACCGACCCCGCTGCGCCCCGCGCTGGCAGAGGTCGAAAGCGACTGGCAGGTGACGGAAGGCACGCTGGGGATTTCCGTCCAGCAGTTCGGCAAGACCGTCGAGGGCAGCTTTGCCGACTGGACCGCCGACATCGCCTTCGACGACAGCGAAGGCACGGGCCAGAAGGGGGAGGTCACCGTGACCATCTCCATCCCGTCCCTGTCGCTGGGCAGCGTGACGAAGCAGGCGCTCGGCCCCGAGTATTTCGATGCGGAGCAGTTCACCACCGCGACCTTCACCGCGCCGATCGCCCGGACCGAGGACGGCTATGTTGCCGACGGGGTGCTGACGCTGCGCGGGACGGAGGTGCCGGTCACCCTGCCCTTCACGCTCGACCTCGCGGACGGCACCGCGCAGATGGAAGGCACCACAACGCTCGACCGCCGCGCCTTTGGCATGGGCGAAACGATGACCGACCCTGCGCAGCTTGGCTTCGACGTGCAGGTCAGCGTCAACCTTACCGCCGCGCGCGCCGGCGGATCCTGATCACTCGCGGAAGACGCCGCCCGGTCCCGCACCGTCGGGGTCGGGCGGCGTCACTTTTCCTGCGGTCCGGTTTAGCCGCGCAGGGTGCGCCAGCCTTCCTTCCACCGGATGATCCGCGTGCCCAAGGGCTTGCGCAGCAGCGGCAGCATGCTGTCGTCGATGTTCAGCACCAGCCCGATGGGCACATAATCCATTGCATGATCGGCAAGGCGCGGCCCCCCCTCGGGATAGAAGACCCACCCTGTCTCGCCGTAGATGCGGGCGTAGGGGCTGGTCTGCCCGGTCCAGGGCATCGGGTGCCGCCGTTCGAGCGCACCGACCTCGGCCCCGCCCGACAGGATGCGCCCGTCGACAAGCGCGCAGGCGAGGAAGCGGGACTCCTCCTCATGTGCGCCCTCGTCGGCGCGCGCTTCCGGCACGGCCACGATGTGCCAAGGCCGGAACTCCACGAGGCTGCCCGCCTCCAGCCCCGCCAGGTCGCGCGGCGCGCTCATCAGCATGCCGAACCAGTGATCCCCCGCCTGCGTGTCCAGCCGCACCGGCAGCCGCTGGCCGGGGTGGTCCCCGCGCGCGGGCGCCATGAATTCCAGCATGACGACGTCGCCCGGTTCCAGCCGGGCAAGTTCACGCGGGCTAGGGATGAAATAGGTATAGGGCGCCTCCGCCTTCAGCGGGCGCGGGTCGAGCAGGCGCCACGCCGCGCCGCCCCAGTCGCCATCGGGCATCACATCGAACATGCGGGAATACCTCCGTTCCGGGCCCCGTTTTCGATGACGTTTGTGGCGCGATTGCGGACGCGCGCCGATCCGAGTGCTTCAAACGAAGCTCGAATTGGCGGGGCCCGGGGGCAGCACTGACGCAGCCAAAGCCCAGCGGACACCACCTGACAGCCCCTGAAACAGAAACGCCCGGCCTGCGCGGAAACGCGGGCCGGGCGCTGTCAGAACCTATGGCAACAGGCCGCTCCCCGGCGGCCCGTCACCGTGAGACGGATCAGTCCGCCTTCATCGCCTCGATGGAGATCGACACCTCGACCTCGTCGCTGACGTAGGGCGCGAAGGCGCCGACGTTGTAGTCGGAGCGCACCAGCGTCGTGGTGGCGTCGAAACCGGCCCAGGGCTTGCCTTCCATCGGGTGGTCCATCTGCTGGTTCAGCTTGGCATCCAGCACGACTTCCTTGGTCACG
This region includes:
- a CDS encoding cytochrome b/b6 domain-containing protein yields the protein MSLTNTATRYGTVAKTLHWAVALGILAMFPLGFLASNAAYDTAEQLATKATLFSIHKTLGVTILVLAVIRIAWAVTQPKPVALHPERRAETFMAELVHWLLYGSLVLVPLSGWIEHAATEGFAPILWPFGQSLPFVPKSPELAEVFATIHYVLQWVMLGSVGLHVAGAVKHAVIDRDATLRRMWFGRTDAGAHPARRHGIAAPTGALATWALAFGVAAASGLFSHDTSAAPGPTPLRPALAEVESDWQVTEGTLGISVQQFGKTVEGSFADWTADIAFDDSEGTGQKGEVTVTISIPSLSLGSVTKQALGPEYFDAEQFTTATFTAPIARTEDGYVADGVLTLRGTEVPVTLPFTLDLADGTAQMEGTTTLDRRAFGMGETMTDPAQLGFDVQVSVNLTAARAGGS